A window of Metabacillus sp. B2-18 contains these coding sequences:
- a CDS encoding DUF1444 domain-containing protein: MKMTSRKLVETLKGKLSNPQWQFDFDREKDTLRVEDSLSKKGVTLSLPGIIAKYETSKQKAIDEVVYYVKEALTVMNEQQDLSGKEKNIFPVIRSTSFPTESNEGIALCYSEHTAETRIYYALDLGSTYRLIDEKMMKRENWTKDQIKEVAAFNLRSLKTSVKEDLVAGNVFYFLNANDGYDASRILNESLLQSFAEKIEGKMAVAVPHQDVLIIVDVRNDTGYDILAQLTMSFFASGTVPITALSFLYENNELEPIFILGKNKPHK, encoded by the coding sequence ATGAAAATGACATCAAGAAAATTAGTTGAAACCCTAAAGGGAAAACTTTCAAATCCACAATGGCAATTTGATTTTGATCGTGAGAAAGATACGTTAAGAGTGGAGGATTCTCTTAGCAAAAAAGGTGTGACCTTATCTCTTCCAGGTATAATTGCAAAATATGAAACCTCGAAGCAGAAAGCGATAGATGAAGTTGTTTATTATGTTAAGGAAGCATTAACAGTGATGAACGAACAGCAAGATTTATCTGGAAAGGAAAAAAATATATTTCCAGTCATTCGATCTACGTCTTTTCCAACAGAGAGCAATGAAGGCATAGCTTTATGTTATAGTGAACATACAGCTGAAACACGTATTTACTATGCACTTGATCTTGGAAGTACATACCGCTTAATAGATGAAAAGATGATGAAAAGAGAAAATTGGACGAAAGATCAGATTAAAGAAGTAGCTGCTTTTAACTTAAGATCTTTAAAGACGAGCGTAAAAGAAGATTTAGTTGCTGGTAATGTTTTTTATTTTCTAAATGCAAATGATGGTTATGATGCAAGTAGAATTCTGAACGAAAGTTTATTACAATCTTTTGCAGAGAAAATAGAAGGAAAAATGGCTGTAGCTGTTCCGCATCAAGATGTGCTAATTATTGTAGATGTTCGTAACGATACCGGCTATGATATTTTAGCACAATTAACGATGAGCTTTTTTGCAAGTGGCACAGTTCCTATTACTGCCCTATCCTTTTTATATGAAAACAATGAGCTTGAACCTATTTTTATACTAGGTAAAAATAAACCTCATAAATAA
- a CDS encoding thioredoxin family protein: MQKLTSVDEYKQIIENEKFIFMFSADWCPDCRVIEPVLPELEEENSTFTFYYVDRDQFIDLCVELDIFGIPSFVAFHKGKEVGRYVNKDRKSKEQIQEFINTITV, translated from the coding sequence ATGCAAAAATTAACATCAGTAGATGAATATAAACAAATTATAGAAAATGAAAAGTTCATTTTCATGTTCTCAGCAGACTGGTGTCCTGACTGCCGTGTGATTGAGCCAGTTCTTCCAGAGCTAGAAGAAGAAAACAGTACATTTACATTTTATTATGTAGACCGAGATCAATTTATTGACCTTTGTGTTGAACTAGACATATTTGGTATTCCGAGCTTTGTTGCCTTTCATAAAGGAAAAGAAGTTGGCCGTTATGTAAATAAAGATAGAAAATCTAAAGAACAAATTCAAGAATTTATCAATACAATAACTGTTTAA